From Salvia splendens isolate huo1 chromosome 3, SspV2, whole genome shotgun sequence, a single genomic window includes:
- the LOC121796405 gene encoding uncharacterized protein LOC121796405 isoform X2, whose product MPFETAREIIPVIDSLGTESKRDTRNLHDSVHPRGRSNEETCHSAAEEQVHSCELVGTSNEIKKNNLNNTRYFVIKSLNHQNIHMSIKKGIWATQVMNEPILEEAFQNSGKVILIFSVNMSGFFQGYAQMMSSVGWRTDNIWSQGSGKNNPWGRSFKVKWLRLQDLPFQKTLHLKNPWNEFKPVKISRDCQELPGDIGAALCELLDEGADMNTNLLRDDFSTRRPYIDPFHPVYDEDFNVPPNPMHMSPLLYPSLLYHHQVEASRFQLPHQRADVILNNICEGPGSSKVKLSRHSQISGSSTNKINSSSRIDSWGVSAEGSTNVGNFTEDDILEMTYEEYLEAHTQATRRLHITAAGRSTSLQKSSSSKERSDDSQSASSSKKRSYRQSLE is encoded by the exons ATGCCGTTTGAAACTGCAAGAGAAATTATCCCTGTGATTGATTCTCTAGGTACTGAATCCAAAAGAGACACGAGGAACTTGCATGACTCAG TGCATCCAAGAGGCAGGTCTAATGAGGAAACATGCCACTCAGCCGCTGAGGAGCAAGTGCATTCATGTGAGCTGGTGGGAACGTCAAATGAAATTAAGAAGAATAACTTGAATAATACAAGATATTTTGTTATCAAGAGCTTGAATCATCAAAATATTCACATGTCAATAAAGAAGGGAATTTGGGCCACTCAAGTAATGAATGAGCCCATTCTTGAAGAAGCCTTTCAA AATTCTGGCAAGgttattcttatatttagtGTCAACATGAGTGGGTTCTTCCAAGGATATGCTCAAATGATGTCTTCCGTTGGTTGGAGAACGGATAACATATGGAGTCAAGGAAGTGGGAAAAATAATCCCTGGGGCCGTAGTTTTAAAGTCAAATGGCTGCGCTTACAGGACTTACCTTTTCAGAAGACACTCCATCTGAAAAATCCCTGGAATGAGTTCAAACCTGTCAAAATTAGTAGAGACTGTCAG GAGTTGCCTGGGGATATAGGGGCAGCTCTGTGTGAGCTTCTTGATGAGGGAGCTGATATGAATACTAACTTGCttag GGATGATTTTTCTACAAGAAGACCTTACATAGACCCATTCCATCCAGTATATGATGAGGATTTTAACGTGCCTCCAAATCCAATGCACATGTCTCCTCTACTTTATCCATCCTTACTTTACCACCATCAAGTAGAAGCAAGTAGGTTTCAGTTGCCTCACCAGAGAGCTGATGTAATACTGAATAATATCTGTGAAGGTCCTGGGTCATCAAAAGTAAAACTGTCAAGGCATAGTCAGATAAGTGGAAGTTCAACTAATAAGATCAATAGTTCTTCTAGAATTGATAGTTGGGGCGTGTCAGCAGAAGGGAGCACCAATGTTGGAAATTTCACTGAAGATGACATACTGGAAATG ACATATGAAGAATACCTTGAAGCTCATACTCAAGCCACCAGAAGATTACACATCACT GCTGCTGGACGGTCCACGAGCTTGCAGAAGTCATCATCCAGTAAAGAACGATCTGATGATTC GCAATCGGCAAGCAGCTCAAAGAAAAGGAGTTACCGCCAATCCCTCGAATGA
- the LOC121796405 gene encoding YTH domain-containing protein 1-like isoform X3: MPFETAREIIPVIDSLGTESKRDTRNLHDSVHPRGRSNEETCHSAAEEQVHSCELVGTSNEIKKNNLNNTRYFVIKSLNHQNIHMSIKKGIWATQVMNEPILEEAFQNSGKVILIFSVNMSGFFQGYAQMMSSVGWRTDNIWSQGSGKNNPWGRSFKVKWLRLQDLPFQKTLHLKNPWNEFKPVKISRDCQELPGDIGAALCELLDEGADMNTNLLRDEICRDDFSTRRPYIDPFHPVYDEDFNVPPNPMHMSPLLYPSLLYHHQVEASRFQLPHQRADVILNNICEGPGSSKVKLSRHSQISGSSTNKINSSSRIDSWGVSAEGSTNVGNFTEDDILEMAAGRSTSLQKSSSSKERSDDSQSASSSKKRSYRQSLE; the protein is encoded by the exons ATGCCGTTTGAAACTGCAAGAGAAATTATCCCTGTGATTGATTCTCTAGGTACTGAATCCAAAAGAGACACGAGGAACTTGCATGACTCAG TGCATCCAAGAGGCAGGTCTAATGAGGAAACATGCCACTCAGCCGCTGAGGAGCAAGTGCATTCATGTGAGCTGGTGGGAACGTCAAATGAAATTAAGAAGAATAACTTGAATAATACAAGATATTTTGTTATCAAGAGCTTGAATCATCAAAATATTCACATGTCAATAAAGAAGGGAATTTGGGCCACTCAAGTAATGAATGAGCCCATTCTTGAAGAAGCCTTTCAA AATTCTGGCAAGgttattcttatatttagtGTCAACATGAGTGGGTTCTTCCAAGGATATGCTCAAATGATGTCTTCCGTTGGTTGGAGAACGGATAACATATGGAGTCAAGGAAGTGGGAAAAATAATCCCTGGGGCCGTAGTTTTAAAGTCAAATGGCTGCGCTTACAGGACTTACCTTTTCAGAAGACACTCCATCTGAAAAATCCCTGGAATGAGTTCAAACCTGTCAAAATTAGTAGAGACTGTCAG GAGTTGCCTGGGGATATAGGGGCAGCTCTGTGTGAGCTTCTTGATGAGGGAGCTGATATGAATACTAACTTGCttag GGATGAAATCTGTAGGGATGATTTTTCTACAAGAAGACCTTACATAGACCCATTCCATCCAGTATATGATGAGGATTTTAACGTGCCTCCAAATCCAATGCACATGTCTCCTCTACTTTATCCATCCTTACTTTACCACCATCAAGTAGAAGCAAGTAGGTTTCAGTTGCCTCACCAGAGAGCTGATGTAATACTGAATAATATCTGTGAAGGTCCTGGGTCATCAAAAGTAAAACTGTCAAGGCATAGTCAGATAAGTGGAAGTTCAACTAATAAGATCAATAGTTCTTCTAGAATTGATAGTTGGGGCGTGTCAGCAGAAGGGAGCACCAATGTTGGAAATTTCACTGAAGATGACATACTGGAAATG GCTGCTGGACGGTCCACGAGCTTGCAGAAGTCATCATCCAGTAAAGAACGATCTGATGATTC GCAATCGGCAAGCAGCTCAAAGAAAAGGAGTTACCGCCAATCCCTCGAATGA
- the LOC121796405 gene encoding uncharacterized protein LOC121796405 isoform X1: MPFETAREIIPVIDSLGTESKRDTRNLHDSVHPRGRSNEETCHSAAEEQVHSCELVGTSNEIKKNNLNNTRYFVIKSLNHQNIHMSIKKGIWATQVMNEPILEEAFQNSGKVILIFSVNMSGFFQGYAQMMSSVGWRTDNIWSQGSGKNNPWGRSFKVKWLRLQDLPFQKTLHLKNPWNEFKPVKISRDCQELPGDIGAALCELLDEGADMNTNLLRDEICRDDFSTRRPYIDPFHPVYDEDFNVPPNPMHMSPLLYPSLLYHHQVEASRFQLPHQRADVILNNICEGPGSSKVKLSRHSQISGSSTNKINSSSRIDSWGVSAEGSTNVGNFTEDDILEMTYEEYLEAHTQATRRLHITAAGRSTSLQKSSSSKERSDDSQSASSSKKRSYRQSLE, translated from the exons ATGCCGTTTGAAACTGCAAGAGAAATTATCCCTGTGATTGATTCTCTAGGTACTGAATCCAAAAGAGACACGAGGAACTTGCATGACTCAG TGCATCCAAGAGGCAGGTCTAATGAGGAAACATGCCACTCAGCCGCTGAGGAGCAAGTGCATTCATGTGAGCTGGTGGGAACGTCAAATGAAATTAAGAAGAATAACTTGAATAATACAAGATATTTTGTTATCAAGAGCTTGAATCATCAAAATATTCACATGTCAATAAAGAAGGGAATTTGGGCCACTCAAGTAATGAATGAGCCCATTCTTGAAGAAGCCTTTCAA AATTCTGGCAAGgttattcttatatttagtGTCAACATGAGTGGGTTCTTCCAAGGATATGCTCAAATGATGTCTTCCGTTGGTTGGAGAACGGATAACATATGGAGTCAAGGAAGTGGGAAAAATAATCCCTGGGGCCGTAGTTTTAAAGTCAAATGGCTGCGCTTACAGGACTTACCTTTTCAGAAGACACTCCATCTGAAAAATCCCTGGAATGAGTTCAAACCTGTCAAAATTAGTAGAGACTGTCAG GAGTTGCCTGGGGATATAGGGGCAGCTCTGTGTGAGCTTCTTGATGAGGGAGCTGATATGAATACTAACTTGCttag GGATGAAATCTGTAGGGATGATTTTTCTACAAGAAGACCTTACATAGACCCATTCCATCCAGTATATGATGAGGATTTTAACGTGCCTCCAAATCCAATGCACATGTCTCCTCTACTTTATCCATCCTTACTTTACCACCATCAAGTAGAAGCAAGTAGGTTTCAGTTGCCTCACCAGAGAGCTGATGTAATACTGAATAATATCTGTGAAGGTCCTGGGTCATCAAAAGTAAAACTGTCAAGGCATAGTCAGATAAGTGGAAGTTCAACTAATAAGATCAATAGTTCTTCTAGAATTGATAGTTGGGGCGTGTCAGCAGAAGGGAGCACCAATGTTGGAAATTTCACTGAAGATGACATACTGGAAATG ACATATGAAGAATACCTTGAAGCTCATACTCAAGCCACCAGAAGATTACACATCACT GCTGCTGGACGGTCCACGAGCTTGCAGAAGTCATCATCCAGTAAAGAACGATCTGATGATTC GCAATCGGCAAGCAGCTCAAAGAAAAGGAGTTACCGCCAATCCCTCGAATGA
- the LOC121793421 gene encoding glyoxylate/hydroxypyruvate reductase HPR3-like produces MAGDEETPPLLILHHLPNFNLSIFPLLRSKYTVLDPLDDPPHPSFQVLSKAARLMLCTGPTPVTAAVLDTYPSLQCVVGSSAGVNHFDLAACRRRRLRITCAGDSFSDDVADYAVGLAIDVLRRVSAADRFVRAGSWPVTKEYGLASKVSGKRVGIVGLGSIGSRVAKRFESFGCTIAYTSTKKKPNSPYTFHANAAVLASNADILVVCCALTDETRHLINTEVMAALGKSGIIVNVGRGALVDEKALVEMVVKGEIGGAGLDVFEREPHVPRELFALDNVVLSPHHAVLTPESLGAIEDLLLANIEAFFSNQPLRAEVQLQSDS; encoded by the exons ATGGCCGGCGACGAAGAAACCCCGCCGCTGCTCatcctccaccacctccccaaCTTCAACCTATCGATCTTCCCTCTCCTCCGCTCCAAATACACCGTCCTCGACCCGCTCGACGACCCGCCCCATCCCTCATTCCAGGTACTCTCCAAGGCCGCCCGCCTCATGCTCTGCACGGGGCCCACGCCCGTCACCGCCGCCGTCCTCGACACCTACCCCTCCCTCCAGTGCGTCGTCGGATCCAGCGCCGGCGTCAACCACTTCGACCTCGCCgcctgccgccgccgccgcctccgcatTACCTGCGCCGGAGATTCCTTCTCCGACGACGTCGCCGATTACGCCGTTGGCCTCGCTATCGATGTGCTGCGCCGGGTCTCCGCCGCCGATCGGTTTGTGCGGGCCGGATCTTGGCCCGTTACGAAAGAGTATGGGCTTGCCTCAAAG GTGAGTGGAAAAAGAGTTGGAATAGTCGGATTAGGGAGCATAGGTTCAAGAGTAGCCAAGAGGTTCGAGTCATTCGGGTGCACCATCGCCTACACCTCCACAAAAAAGAAACCAAACAGTCCCTACACTTTCCACGCCAACGCCGCCGTCCTCGCATCCAACGCGGACATACTGGTCGTCTGCTGCGCCCTCACGGACGAGACGCGCCACCTCATCAACACCGAGGTCATGGCAGCGCTGGGGAAGTCGGGCATAATCGTGAACGTGGGGCGCGGGGCGCTTGTGGATGAGAAGGCCTTGGTAGAGATGGTGGTGAAGGGTGAGATTGGGGGTGCTGGTTTGGATGTGTTCGAGCGGGAGCCTCACGTCCCGCGAGAGCTCTTTGCGCTGGATAACGTCGTCTTGTCCCCGCATCATGCTGTTCTAACACCGGAGTCGTTGGGAGCCATTGAGGATCTTCTACTTGCTAACATTGAAGCTTTCTTCTCCAACCAGCCTTTAAGGGCTGAGGTGCAGCTTCAGTCTGATTCATGA